Proteins encoded in a region of the Stieleria neptunia genome:
- a CDS encoding DUF4347 domain-containing protein — MKNPRRVFDFYLLEERILLSAEGSGEGVWDTPADVEILDAMLEQMLASGQADASNEFIGSPVSEIASAQPDLSIVGESTEAPRFDPSRPLEVVFVDEGVEDAESLLAGLRDQSVGGTQWWVVRLSSDDDGVSQITQTLGQLSGVDAVHLVSHGDRQGLQLGNVRLDAETISAYAGEIASWGGAMDADADLLLYGCDLAASDDGRALVDSIAILCDCDVAASDDVTGHQARGGDWDLEYAFGAIETSVAFNGQIQQNWAGALATFTVTNVNDTGAGSLHQAILDANASSGLDTIDFNITGPGLHSIALSTALPTITDAVIIDGYTQSGSSVNTMSVGDDAVLQIQLDGTAAGSTFGLNLGAGSDGSTIKGLVINRFELGGIQIASSGNSILGNFIGTDSGGTADRGNWQDGITVVANNNTIGSAAVADRNLIAGNDDDGIEIGAGVSGTVVQGNLIGTDATGLSALANGGEGMVVSGDGSTIGGTGAGQGNVIGFNTGDGVQVDASGTGNSILGNAIHSNGGLAIDLGGDGVTANDGELTPTPDLDSGANDLQNFPVLTAASSGPSTTIVGTLASTPGRSFRVEFFANATGDASGHGEGQRFLGFVNVTADGTGDASFSPTLGSAVAIGEVISATATDLTTNATSELSSNLTVSNNNAPMLDNTGTMTLSTINEDESSNAGHSVAWIIASAGGDRVTDIDSGSLEGIAVTSTADGNGHWEYSTDGSSTWLAVGTVSDSSALLLRATDLVRFVPDGRNATTASFDFRAWDQTSGTFGTKDDASANGGGSAFSSSIETADITVTSVNDSPVLNSAASPEMEGVLENAPGPVGAVGTLITALVDDATPSGELDNVTDVDGGSVLGIAVTAVDASNGSWFYSIDDGANWIAMGAVSDSSARLLADDANTRVYFQPNPGYTGEIASALTFRAWDQTSGGNGSLADASINGTTTAFSAATDTASQLVNDAPVLDDSGAMTLTTISEDEVTNAGDTVAAIIASAGGDRISDVNPGAVEGIALIATNNGNGSWQYSLDGGTNWSSVPSVSDTSALLLRDSDLLRFVPDAENSTAPTVTFRAWDQASGVAGTVVDASSNGGATPFSAATEVASITVTDVNDAPVLDSTESPLLDGQYEDAPAPVGAVGTLITSLVDFNSPSGQVDNIIDVDIGALLGIAVTAADTANGSWFYSVDNGANWNPLGAVSDNSARLLAADANTRLYFQPDPDYNGQIASAITFRGWDQTSGVNGALADASVNGTTTAFSIATDTASLLVNDAPILDNSGAMTLTTITEDQVTNVGDTVASIIASAGGDRITDVNFGPVEGIAVTATDDGNGHWQYSINSGSTWSDVGTVSDTSALLLRENDLLRFVPDAKNGTPPTVTFRAWDQATGTAGTTADTSINGATTPYSVASEVASITVTDVNDAPVLDNSGTMTLTSITEDELTNSGDTVASVLLSAGGDRVTDVDIGAVEGVAIRSLSSGNGTWEYSTDGGSSWAAVGSVSDTSALLLRAVDRVRFIPNGESGTTASFDFYGWDQTGGTHGTKVDASIRGGVTEFSSASETASLTVTDVNDAPVTGTSAGTAAYAEDAVATVVDSLLTISDVDSVDFNGGQLTVTISAGASANDRLTIAPGGAITLLGTGVYHSGTQVATFAGGSGAAPLVITFNGNSTPSIAQEVGRRVSYFNVSDDPSPSLRTIDFAVTDGDGGTSNLSQKSISVTAVDDDPIAVDDHHGLNFDGIDDAVNMGAGAVLEVDDYLTMEARIRPDAYPAAYSIVLNREGEYEIGMTSSGNLLWAVANTNPGWVWHDTGYVIPLNEWTHVSVVYDNGTMSTFVNGNLVETYYGSGSIGDAHATKDDFIVGGRQNNPVGQYFSGEIDEVRLWNVARTQNEIRTTLDQPLAGTETGLMGYWSFDEGRGASTADLTANANTGTLIDGGAGTVGPQWTGYLTNQDTVLNINVADGILGNDLDGESDPLTVTQVNGSGANVGSMLILPSGALLTVEVGGDFLYDPNDTFNYLASGQTAIDTFAYQVDDGNGGTDTATVNVTITAINDAPVATADAYTVNPAATLSVADPGVIFNDTDIDGYTMSTILVAGPSHGTFSLQPGGGFTYTPNTGFFGQDSFFYSVTDGTLVSGTVEVTIEVLLAPGHSPLADPDSDSTPDSQPVTTADSQAESEDGSDPLSESESSDESQSDESAGSDATAIQTASGAAARTERNSGRGNEAAANAGGPDEAYGGAEGRLFHAYGVSDNQVSAGRLSSFESTQLERLLQQDIRQAILWTQWDDLEQQPETPILVYVGAAGASMSIFSIGYVFWALRGGALMTVFASSLPAWRFIDPIAMLSAYRSVGAAPDEGLDALLRRGK; from the coding sequence GTGAAGAACCCCCGACGCGTATTCGACTTCTACTTGCTGGAAGAGAGAATACTGCTCAGTGCGGAGGGTTCTGGAGAGGGTGTTTGGGATACGCCGGCGGACGTCGAGATCCTGGACGCGATGTTGGAGCAGATGCTCGCATCGGGCCAGGCAGACGCATCGAACGAGTTCATCGGTTCGCCTGTCAGCGAGATTGCTTCCGCCCAACCGGATCTATCGATTGTAGGCGAGTCGACAGAAGCACCGCGTTTCGATCCGTCGCGCCCGCTGGAAGTCGTGTTTGTCGATGAAGGGGTGGAGGACGCCGAATCGCTGTTGGCCGGACTCCGCGACCAGTCGGTCGGTGGAACGCAGTGGTGGGTCGTTCGTCTGTCATCGGACGACGACGGGGTCAGCCAGATCACGCAAACGCTCGGCCAACTCTCCGGCGTCGACGCAGTCCATCTGGTCAGCCACGGCGACCGTCAGGGGTTGCAGCTTGGCAACGTGCGTTTGGACGCCGAGACGATCTCGGCCTATGCCGGCGAGATCGCTTCGTGGGGAGGCGCCATGGATGCTGACGCCGACTTGTTGCTGTATGGATGCGACTTGGCCGCATCCGATGACGGACGTGCTTTGGTAGATTCGATCGCCATTCTGTGTGACTGCGATGTTGCGGCCAGCGACGATGTGACGGGGCATCAAGCACGTGGCGGCGATTGGGACTTGGAATACGCGTTTGGCGCGATCGAGACGTCTGTCGCGTTCAACGGCCAGATCCAACAGAACTGGGCCGGCGCGTTGGCGACGTTTACGGTCACCAACGTGAACGACACCGGCGCCGGGTCGTTGCACCAGGCCATTCTGGATGCCAACGCATCGTCGGGTCTGGACACCATTGATTTCAACATCACCGGCCCGGGGCTGCATTCGATTGCACTGTCCACCGCGCTACCGACCATCACGGACGCGGTCATCATCGACGGCTACACCCAATCGGGATCATCGGTCAACACAATGTCGGTTGGTGACGACGCGGTGCTGCAGATCCAGCTCGACGGAACCGCCGCCGGATCAACGTTCGGTCTGAACCTCGGCGCGGGAAGCGACGGCAGCACCATCAAGGGATTGGTGATCAACCGGTTCGAACTCGGCGGAATCCAAATCGCCAGCAGCGGCAATTCGATCCTCGGCAACTTCATCGGCACCGACAGCGGTGGCACCGCCGATCGGGGCAATTGGCAAGACGGAATCACGGTCGTTGCCAACAACAACACGATCGGCAGCGCGGCCGTCGCCGACCGCAACCTGATCGCGGGAAACGACGATGACGGGATTGAGATCGGTGCCGGAGTCAGCGGCACCGTGGTGCAGGGTAATTTGATCGGTACCGATGCGACCGGATTGAGCGCCTTGGCCAACGGAGGTGAGGGGATGGTTGTCTCGGGCGACGGCAGCACGATTGGTGGGACGGGGGCCGGCCAAGGCAATGTGATCGGATTCAACACCGGTGACGGTGTTCAGGTTGACGCGTCGGGGACGGGAAACTCGATCCTCGGCAATGCGATTCATTCCAACGGCGGTTTGGCGATCGATCTGGGGGGCGACGGTGTCACGGCCAATGACGGCGAATTGACGCCGACGCCGGATTTAGATTCGGGGGCCAACGATCTGCAAAATTTCCCTGTTCTCACGGCGGCTTCATCGGGACCCTCGACGACGATCGTTGGAACGTTGGCCTCGACGCCGGGTCGCTCGTTCCGAGTTGAGTTTTTTGCCAATGCGACGGGTGACGCGAGCGGCCATGGCGAAGGCCAGCGTTTCCTCGGCTTCGTGAACGTCACGGCCGACGGAACGGGAGACGCATCGTTCAGTCCGACGCTGGGGTCGGCGGTCGCGATCGGTGAAGTCATCTCGGCGACGGCGACGGATTTGACGACCAACGCGACATCCGAGTTGTCGTCGAACCTGACAGTCAGCAACAACAATGCTCCGATGCTGGACAACACCGGCACGATGACGTTGAGCACGATCAACGAAGACGAATCGTCCAACGCCGGACACTCCGTGGCTTGGATCATCGCCAGCGCCGGTGGCGATCGGGTGACCGACATCGACTCGGGATCGTTGGAAGGGATTGCGGTCACGTCGACCGCCGACGGCAACGGTCACTGGGAATACTCGACCGACGGCAGCAGCACCTGGCTGGCCGTCGGCACGGTCTCGGACAGTTCCGCGCTGCTGCTACGAGCCACGGATCTGGTTCGGTTTGTCCCCGATGGCCGCAACGCAACCACGGCCAGTTTTGATTTTCGGGCCTGGGATCAAACCAGCGGTACCTTCGGAACGAAGGACGACGCGTCCGCCAATGGTGGCGGATCGGCATTCAGCAGTTCGATTGAAACCGCTGACATCACCGTCACCAGCGTCAATGATTCCCCCGTCCTGAACTCCGCCGCCAGCCCGGAAATGGAGGGCGTGCTCGAGAATGCACCTGGACCGGTTGGTGCGGTGGGCACGTTGATCACGGCGTTGGTCGACGACGCGACGCCGTCCGGTGAACTCGACAACGTCACCGATGTGGACGGCGGTTCGGTCTTGGGGATCGCGGTAACCGCCGTCGATGCGAGCAACGGATCCTGGTTCTATTCGATCGATGATGGAGCGAACTGGATCGCGATGGGAGCGGTCAGCGACAGCTCGGCTCGATTGCTGGCGGATGATGCGAACACACGTGTCTATTTTCAACCCAACCCCGGTTACACCGGCGAGATCGCCAGTGCGCTGACGTTCCGCGCCTGGGATCAAACGTCGGGCGGCAACGGTTCCTTGGCCGATGCGTCGATCAATGGGACGACGACTGCATTTTCCGCCGCGACCGACACCGCGTCTCAGTTGGTCAACGACGCTCCGGTCTTGGACGACAGCGGGGCGATGACACTGACGACGATCAGCGAAGATGAGGTGACCAACGCAGGTGACACCGTGGCGGCGATCATCGCCAGCGCCGGCGGGGACCGCATCAGTGATGTGAATCCCGGCGCGGTCGAAGGGATCGCATTGATCGCGACCAACAACGGAAACGGAAGCTGGCAGTATTCGCTCGACGGCGGCACCAACTGGTCGAGCGTCCCGAGCGTTTCGGACACTTCGGCACTGCTGCTGCGAGACAGTGACTTGTTGCGTTTCGTCCCTGATGCGGAGAACAGCACCGCGCCGACGGTGACGTTTCGGGCGTGGGATCAGGCGTCTGGAGTGGCCGGGACCGTGGTCGACGCTTCCAGCAATGGCGGCGCGACGCCCTTCAGCGCGGCAACCGAAGTCGCTTCGATCACGGTGACCGATGTCAATGACGCGCCGGTTCTGGATTCCACCGAGAGCCCCTTGCTGGACGGCCAATACGAAGATGCCCCGGCGCCGGTCGGCGCCGTCGGCACGTTGATCACCTCACTGGTGGATTTCAATTCACCGTCCGGTCAAGTCGACAACATCATCGACGTTGACATCGGGGCGCTGCTGGGGATCGCCGTGACGGCAGCCGACACCGCCAACGGATCGTGGTTTTATTCGGTCGACAACGGGGCCAATTGGAATCCGCTCGGGGCGGTCAGCGACAACTCGGCACGACTGCTTGCCGCCGACGCAAACACACGACTCTATTTCCAGCCGGACCCGGATTACAACGGCCAGATCGCCTCGGCTATCACGTTCCGTGGCTGGGATCAAACGTCCGGTGTCAATGGAGCGTTGGCCGATGCATCGGTCAACGGAACGACGACCGCATTTTCGATTGCCACTGACACCGCGTCACTGTTGGTCAACGACGCCCCGATCCTGGACAATTCCGGTGCCATGACGCTGACGACGATCACCGAGGATCAAGTCACCAACGTCGGCGATACCGTGGCTTCGATCATTGCCAGCGCCGGCGGTGATCGCATCACGGACGTCAATTTTGGACCGGTCGAAGGGATTGCGGTGACCGCGACGGATGACGGCAACGGTCATTGGCAGTACTCGATCAACAGCGGATCGACGTGGTCGGACGTCGGAACCGTGTCGGACACGTCGGCGCTGCTGTTGCGCGAGAATGATCTGCTGCGATTTGTTCCCGATGCCAAAAATGGAACGCCACCCACGGTCACGTTCCGGGCTTGGGACCAGGCGACCGGAACCGCGGGCACCACCGCCGACACCTCCATCAACGGTGCGACCACGCCCTACAGTGTCGCCAGCGAAGTTGCCTCGATCACGGTAACGGATGTCAATGACGCACCGGTGCTGGACAATAGCGGCACGATGACGCTGACGTCCATCACCGAAGACGAACTGACCAATTCGGGCGATACGGTCGCCAGCGTCTTGCTGAGCGCCGGCGGCGACCGCGTCACCGACGTTGACATCGGGGCAGTCGAAGGCGTCGCGATCCGTTCACTATCCAGCGGCAACGGCACGTGGGAGTATTCCACCGACGGCGGATCGTCCTGGGCGGCGGTCGGCAGCGTTTCCGATACTTCGGCCTTGCTGTTACGGGCGGTCGACCGCGTACGTTTCATACCCAACGGGGAATCGGGCACGACGGCGAGCTTTGATTTTTACGGCTGGGATCAAACCGGCGGGACGCACGGAACCAAAGTCGACGCCTCGATTCGCGGTGGTGTCACGGAATTCAGTAGCGCATCGGAAACCGCCAGCCTGACTGTGACCGATGTAAACGATGCACCCGTCACCGGTACGTCCGCAGGCACTGCGGCCTACGCGGAAGACGCCGTCGCGACGGTCGTGGATTCGCTGTTGACGATCTCGGATGTGGATTCGGTTGATTTTAACGGCGGCCAGTTGACGGTCACGATTTCGGCGGGCGCATCCGCAAACGATCGATTGACGATTGCGCCCGGCGGTGCGATCACCTTGCTGGGCACGGGGGTCTATCACAGCGGTACACAGGTCGCGACGTTCGCCGGTGGCAGCGGGGCGGCGCCGCTGGTGATCACGTTCAATGGCAACAGCACACCCTCGATCGCGCAGGAAGTGGGACGTCGCGTCAGCTATTTCAACGTTTCGGACGATCCCTCCCCGTCGCTGCGAACGATCGACTTCGCCGTGACCGATGGCGACGGTGGCACGAGCAACTTGTCACAGAAGTCGATCTCGGTGACGGCGGTCGATGATGACCCGATCGCAGTCGACGACCACCATGGGCTGAATTTCGACGGCATCGATGACGCGGTGAACATGGGCGCGGGTGCAGTGTTGGAAGTCGACGATTATCTGACGATGGAAGCCCGGATTCGACCCGACGCGTATCCCGCCGCTTACAGCATCGTCTTGAATCGAGAAGGCGAGTACGAAATCGGCATGACTTCGAGCGGCAATCTGCTGTGGGCGGTTGCAAACACCAACCCCGGTTGGGTCTGGCACGACACGGGCTATGTTATTCCGCTCAACGAATGGACCCACGTTTCAGTGGTCTATGACAACGGCACGATGAGCACCTTCGTCAACGGCAACCTGGTCGAAACGTATTACGGATCGGGCAGCATCGGTGATGCCCACGCAACGAAGGATGACTTCATCGTCGGCGGCCGACAAAACAACCCCGTCGGCCAGTATTTTTCCGGAGAGATCGACGAAGTTCGGCTCTGGAACGTTGCCAGAACCCAAAACGAAATTCGCACCACTCTCGACCAACCCTTGGCCGGAACCGAAACGGGCTTGATGGGTTACTGGAGCTTTGATGAAGGGAGGGGGGCGAGTACCGCTGACTTGACGGCCAATGCCAACACGGGCACGCTGATCGACGGCGGGGCCGGCACGGTCGGGCCCCAGTGGACCGGCTATCTGACGAACCAAGACACGGTCCTGAACATCAATGTCGCCGATGGAATCCTAGGCAATGATCTCGATGGAGAGAGCGATCCGCTGACCGTCACCCAGGTCAACGGCAGCGGGGCCAACGTCGGTTCGATGTTGATCCTACCGTCCGGGGCACTGTTGACGGTCGAAGTCGGTGGCGATTTTCTGTATGACCCCAACGACACATTCAATTACCTCGCGTCGGGGCAAACGGCGATTGATACGTTCGCCTACCAAGTGGATGACGGCAACGGCGGCACCGACACCGCAACGGTGAACGTGACGATCACCGCCATCAACGATGCTCCCGTTGCCACCGCGGATGCCTACACCGTCAATCCCGCCGCGACGTTGTCGGTGGCCGATCCGGGAGTGATTTTTAATGACACGGATATCGATGGGTATACGATGTCGACGATCCTTGTGGCCGGACCGAGCCATGGAACGTTTTCGTTGCAGCCCGGCGGCGGGTTCACTTACACGCCGAACACCGGCTTCTTTGGACAAGATTCGTTTTTCTATTCGGTGACCGATGGTACGCTGGTCAGCGGTACGGTCGAGGTGACGATTGAGGTGCTTCTCGCGCCGGGGCACTCGCCGCTGGCTGACCCTGATTCCGATTCGACACCGGACTCACAACCTGTAACAACGGCAGACAGCCAAGCCGAATCGGAGGACGGATCGGATCCCTTGTCCGAAAGTGAATCGTCTGACGAGTCGCAAAGCGACGAATCTGCCGGCAGCGATGCCACGGCAATCCAAACCGCATCGGGCGCAGCCGCACGAACGGAACGGAATAGCGGTCGGGGGAACGAAGCGGCCGCCAACGCTGGCGGACCTGACGAAGCGTACGGCGGTGCAGAGGGACGGCTTTTTCACGCCTACGGAGTCTCCGACAATCAGGTGTCCGCCGGAAGGTTGTCTTCGTTCGAGTCGACGCAACTGGAGCGTTTGCTTCAACAGGACATCCGACAAGCCATCCTTTGGACCCAGTGGGATGATTTGGAACAGCAGCCAGAAACTCCGATCCTGGTCTACGTGGGCGCCGCCGGCGCGAGCATGAGTATTTTTTCGATCGGATATGTGTTTTGGGCCTTGCGGGGTGGCGCACTGATGACGGTGTTTGCGTCGAGCTTGCCGGCATGGCGATTCATCGATCCGATCGCGATGCTGTCGGCCTATCGCAGCGTCGGGGCCGCGCCGGATGAGGGGCTCGACGCGCTGTTGAGACGGGGAAAGTGA